From Pelagibacterium flavum:
TGGGGGATTTGGTGACGATTTCGACGCCGGCGCTGGGGGCGTTGGTCAATACGGTGCGGCTATCGACCGAATGCGCGCCCTGGACTTATGGGCCGAGGGCGCTGATGGGTGATCTGGCCAAAGCCGGCTTGCTGTGAAATCGTTAAAGTGCGCGAGCCCGAGGGCTTGGTTTGCAGTCCGCACCAATATTGAATAGGTAGCTTGATGGCCGAACCCATTCTGACATTCGATACGATGCTCGAGCCGATCGGTTCGGATCTGGCGGCGCGCTATGAACTGATTTCTGCGGACGATCCCCAGGCGCTGACGCGGCTTTCCGAGTTCCGCGCAGCGATCACCAATGGCGGTCTGGGGATGGAAAGCGAGTGGATCGAAAAGCTGCCCAATCTTTCATTGATCGCCGTAAACGGGGTGGGGACCGACAGGATCGATCTCGATCTTTGCGCGTCGCGATCCATTCATGTGGCGACAACGCTGGGCGTGCTGACCGACGATGTGGCCGATATGGCGATGGGGCTGGTGATTGCGGCGCTGCGCGAATTGGGGCAGGGGCTTGATTTCGTGCGTTCGGGCGACTGGGCGCAGGGCAAGAAGATGAAGCTGGCGCGATCGCTCGCGGGGAAAAAACTCGGCATTGTCGGGCTGGGGGCCATCGGGCAGGCGATCGGGGAGCGGGCGCAAGCCTTCAAATTCGATATCGGGTTCTGGAACCGGTCGGAAAAATCGGTCG
This genomic window contains:
- a CDS encoding 2-hydroxyacid dehydrogenase, whose amino-acid sequence is MAEPILTFDTMLEPIGSDLAARYELISADDPQALTRLSEFRAAITNGGLGMESEWIEKLPNLSLIAVNGVGTDRIDLDLCASRSIHVATTLGVLTDDVADMAMGLVIAALRELGQGLDFVRSGDWAQGKKMKLARSLAGKKLGIVGLGAIGQAIGERAQAFKFDIGFWNRSEKSVDGWRAFDTPVALAQWADVLVVAVAATPQTQAMIDKTVLDALGPDGFVVNIARGSVIEEGALLDALEAGAIAGAGLDVFLNEPQIDARFLDLDNVFLVPHQGSATVETRTGMAQTVKDNVDAFFAGKVPPTSITAKHFG